The nucleotide sequence CCATAGCGCTTGAACTCGGGGCTGACCTTCACGTTGGCGTCGACCGAGGAGAAATAGTCGTCGAAGTTCTCCTCGCAGGTGAGGTAAGTGCCCCAGGGGGTGCGGCCGTTGCCACAGTTGTTCCAGGTGCCGAGGCTGCGCGTGCCCGCCGGATCGGCCGCCGTCTTCAACAGATCGTGACCGCGCGCCGGCCCGGTGATCTCCATGGGCGTGTCCGCGGTGATCTTGCGGTTGTAGGACGAGTCCTTGACGATGGACCACTTGCCGTCCTTGCGCCGCAGCTCCATCACCGACACGCCGTGAGCGGCCTTGCTCTTGCGCACGTCATCCGCGTTCCGGGGCTTGTTGCCCTCGCCGCCGAAGATGATGCCGCGGTTCACGTACTCGTTGTTGACCGCCAGGACGTTTCGGCCGCGGTGGTTGAACAGCGCCATGCCGTCGTTGTTGTCGCCGAAGGCCAGCTCCTGGCTGGCGCCGGTGCCGCGGGTCTTCTGGTCGAACTCCGTACCGCGGGACCACATGGGATCGCCCCATCTGGCTACCACATGCCACCCGTATCCCTTGGGAACCGTGACGGTGTCGAGGCCGTTGGCCGCCACCGACTCGAAGCCGAGGCGGCTGGCGCCGGCCAGCGCCACGAGGGGCCTCAGCACGCCGGTGCTCATGACGAACGCGGATGCGGCGAACGCCGCGCCGCCGCTCAGGAATCCCCGCCGGGAAATGGCCTTGGCGGCCAGCTTGCCGAAGTCGGTCTCCGTGAGAGGTGCATCGTGGGCTTCATCGAGCTCCTGCTCTCCAATCTCCTGCCTTGCGGTCATGTCGCGCATTGTTTCCTCCGTGGTCGTTGCGATTCCAGCCGAGCCCATCGATCCGAACCGCCGGGCCTGGGTCCGGGGCATCGGAACTTGATGACTGAAGGCTTAACCGGAGGGTGTTACGTTCCCGTGACCATCCGACAAAGAAACGCGAAAATCGGACCGGAGCAGGCGTCTCGTTCGTTGGCCGATCCCGTTCGGGCGCCGCCTCATGCGTGTTGTCGCCGGGGCCCCGCGTGGGTCCGCCCTTGCCTCCTCGAACCGTGCGTGCGATATCTCTCGCGTGCGGGTTTCCCGGTGGATGGTTCCAGTGATCCGGCCGTTGCAGGCCGCCAGCACGAGCGAGGCGGGATATGGCGTTCAAGCGACTGCGCAGACTCATGGGTGAAGGCGAAGAGGCCGAGGCACAGAAGGACGTGGAAATTACCTTCGGCATCGAGGAAGAGTTCTGGCTGGTGGATCCGGACAGCCGCGACATCATCGCCGATCCGGACACCGGGATCTTCGACTGGTGCGAGGAGAACCGCGGGCCTCACGGGTTCGTGCACGAGTTTCTTCGCTCCCAGATCGAGACCAATACCCGCGTGTGCGAGTCCGTGGCGGACCTGCGGGGTGCGCTCAAGGAGACCCGCCGGGTCGTGGCCGAGGCGGCCGACCGGCACGGCGCCACGATCATCGCCGCGTCCACGCATCCCTTCGCGGCCTGGGAATCGCAGATGAGCACGCCCAAGGAGCGGTACGACAGACTCGCCAACACGTTTCAGGAGACCGCACGGCGCCTGCTCGTGAGCGGCATGCACATCCACGCCGGTTTCGGCGACGCCGACTCGCGCATCCGGGTCATGACCGCGATACGGCGCTACATGCCCCTGATGCACGCTCTCTCCACGTCGTCGCCCTTCCATGGCGGCCGCGAGACCGGGTTCAAGTCCTACCGGCTCACCATCATGGGCGCGCTGCCGCGCACCGGCCTCCCCGGCCCCCTGTGGTCCAAGGCCGAGTTCGACCAGCTCGTGGCCGACTACCAGCGCATGAAACTCATCGGCGACGGCAGCGAGCTGTGGTGGGACATCCGCCCGTCCGTGCGCTTCCCCACCATCGAGCTGCGCATCTGCGACCTGTGCCCGCGCATCGACGACGCCATGTGCATCGCCGCCCTCTACGCCTCACTCATCCGCCGGCTGTCGCGCCTCGACCGCGAGGGCGCGCTGCCCCCCGAACCCCCCACCGAGATCATCGCCGAGAACCGCTGGCTCGCCCAGCGCTACGGCGTGCTCGGCTTCCTCGGCGACCCCCGCCACGGCGGCCGCCAGGACATCGAGGACTACACCAACGAAGTGCTGGCAGAGCTGGCCGACGACGCCCGCGCCCTGGGCTGCGAAGAGGAGTTGCGCCACGCCCTCGCCATCATCCGCGAAGGCACCGGCGCCGACCGCCAGATCGACCTGTTCCGCCTGCGCCGCGTGGAGGGCGACACCGACGCCCAGGCGCTGCGGGCGGTGGTGGACTTGGTGGTGGGGGAGACAAGGGAGGGGCTTGGAGAGGGAGGGTGAGCGAAATTGCCGCCGCACCGGTTTGTTGCTAGTCTACAGGAAAATTTCGCACTCACCTGAAGCCGCCCGCGCGCGAGGCCGGGGGCTGCCAGTGCAGGAGGTTTTGCCATGTCCGTGATCGATGCCGATACCCATGTCGACGAGTCCGATGCCACTTGGTCCGCGTTGGAGGGGACGCCCTACGCGAAGTACATGCCGGTGACGGTCCACATGTCCGACGACGAGGCGAACCGGGCCGGCTTCAACACCACGACCCGGCGCAGTTGGGTGGTGGAGGGCAGGCTCCAGAACCGTGCGGTGCGGGACGAGATCAACCATCCGCCGCGGGTGCGGCGGGAGCTGGACGACGTGGAGGGCCGCCTGGCTCACATGGACGAGATGGGCGTGGACATCCAGGTAATCTTCCCGACCTTCTTCATCCGCCACAACACCCAGAACGCCGAGGCCGAGTGGGCGCTGGCCACCACCTACAACCGCTGGCTGGCCGACAAGTGCGCGCCCACCAACGGGCGGCTGCAGTGGGCCGCGGTGCTGCCGTGGCTGAGTCCGGAAATGGGCATCGAGGAGTTGCGCTGGGCCAAGGAACACGGCGCCTGCGGCATCTTCAAGCGCGGCTTCGACATCGGCCGCAAGGTCACCGACCCGCATTTCTTCCCGGTGTACGAGGAGGCCAACCGCCTGGACATGCCGCTGTGCTTCCACACGGGCCATCCGCTGCCGTCGCGCGAGTGGGATCGCGGTTTCCCCATCATGTACGCCTTCGCCGAGCTGGTGACTTCCAAGGTGCCGGAGATGTTCCCCAACCTGCGCTTCGGCTTCATCGAGTCGGGAGCGTCGTGGATCCCCTACGTCATGTCGCAACTGGGCGCCACCAAGCGCGCCGCGCTCCGCGGCACGGGAACCAACCTGCCGCAACTGTGCGACCTCGACCCCGACATCTTCCGCAAGAACCGCACGTACATCACCATCGACCCCATCGACGACGTCGAGTCGCTCCTGAAGTTCCACACCGAGGACCACCTGATCATCGGCACCGACTACAGCCACACCGACATCTCCGCCAACCTGAGCGGCCTCAACGAGGTGCACACCTGGGTGGACGAGGGGCGGATCAACAACGAGCAGGCCGAGAAGATCCTGAATGCCAATTCGCGGGTGTTCTACGGGTTGTAGGGACCGGGGTTTCGCCGCGTGAATGAGCAAGGGCGGGTCTCCGGACCCGCCCTTTTGCGTTGATTCACCCCGACCGCCGCATCGCCCGCCACACCCTCTCCGGCGTCAACGGCAGGTCCTTGACTCTGGCGCCGGTGCAGCGGAACACGGCATTGGCCACGGCCGGGGCCACCGGGATGATGCCGCCCTCGCCCATGCCCTTGGCACCGTAGGGGCCGGGGCCGTCGCCGTTTTCCACCAGGATCGATTCGAAGGTGGCGGGAAGGTTCTCGAAGCCGGGGACGCGGTAGTCCACGAGGTTGGGGTTGAGGATCTGGCCGTCGCCGTACTCGATGGACTCCATCAGCGCGTGGCCGATGCCCATCATGGCGGCGCCCTCGTCCTGGCCCTCGCACTGGAGGGGGTTCAGGGCCTTGCCCACGTCGGCGGCCATGATGTAGCGCTGGAGCCGCACCTCGCCCGTGTCCCGGTCCACGTCCAGCTCCACCGCGCCGATACCGATCTCCCAGAAGAGCGGGTTGGCGGGCGCCGTGGCCATGCCGCTGTGGGCGTAGCCTCGGCCGACGATCTCACCTCCCTGCATGGCGAAGTGCCGGCGGATGAGCTCGCCGTAGGAGACGCTCTGGCCGGCGGCGCGGGCCTCGCCGTCCGCCAGCTCCACGGCCTCGCGCGGCGCCTCGAAGTGCTCCATGGCCAGCTCCAGGATCTGCTCGCGCGCGTCGGCGGCGGCCAACTGGGTGGCCTTGCCCATCACCGTGGTGGAACGACTCGAACCGGTGGAGCGGTCGTAGGGGGTGTAGGCCGTGTCGGGTGGGCGCACGCGCACTTGGTCCAGAGGGACCCGCAGTTCCTCGGCGACGATCTGGCTCATGACCGTGCGCGAGCCCTGGCCGATCTCCGAGGTGCCGATGAGCACCACCACGCTGCCGTCGGAAAGCGCGTGCACGGTGGAGGTGGACGCCAGCGGCGCTCCCGGGTCGGTGACGCCGAAGGCGAGTCCCCGGCCCGCGCCGGAGGGGGCCACCGGTCCGTCCCAGCCCATGCGCCGGGTAACGTGGCCCAGCCCTTCCCGGAGGTCGGCGTCCAGGGGCTTGCCGCCGGGCTTCAGTTCCTCGCCCCGGTGCAGCAGGTTCTTCAGGCGGAACTCCAGCGGGTCCATGCCGAGGCGGTCGGCGAGAATGTCCATCTGCGACTCGTTGGCCCAGGCGGTCTGGGGGCCGCCGATGGAGCGGAACGACGCCGCGGACACGGTGTTGGTGTAGACGCAGTGGGACTCCACGCGGATGTGCGGAATGCGGTACGGCCCGAGAATGCGCGTGAGCGTGCGGCTCGTCACCACCGGGCCCAGCTCGGCGAACCCGCCGGTGTTGAGGAAGACTTCCGCCTGCTTCGCCACGAGCGTGCCGTCGCGCCTGGCGCCGGTGCGCACGCGGCACAGGGCCGAGTGGCGCCGCACGGTCATCATCGCCTCGGAGACGTTCTGGGCGATCCGAACCGGCCGGCCGCACTTCTGCGCCAGCGCCACCGCCAGGGGCTCGATCTTGGCGCCGGACTTGCTGCCGTAGGCGCCGCCCACGTAGGGGATGATCACGCGCACGGCGGACAGCGGCAGGTCGAAGATGTGCGCCAGCTCGAGCTGCACGCCGAAGGGGTGGGCGCAGGAACTCCACACGGTGACGCCCTCGGCATCCACCTTGGCGATGGCCACGTGGGGTTCCATGGCGTAGTGGTACACCATGGGGAAGGTGAAGGTGTCCTCCACCACGGTGTCGGCCTCGGCGAACCCGGCGGCCACGTCGCCTTTCTCCAGGCTGTCGCTGAAGCAGATGTTGCCGGGCGCGAACTCGTGTATTCGCGGCGCGCCGTCGGCGACGGCCTCCTCGATGCCCACCACCGCGGGCAGGGGCTCGTACTCCACCGCCACCGCCCGGAGCGCGTCCTCCGCCGCCGCCTCGTCGTCCGCCGCCACCGCGGCCACGGGCTGGCCGGCGAAGAGCGCCCGGTCCAGCGCCACGATGGGATGGTCTTGAATCCTGCCGCTGAACCAGGGGTTCCGGTCACGGTAGTCCTCGCGCGTGAGCACGCAGCGGACGCCGGGGATGCGCTCCGCCGCGCTGGTGTCGATGGAACGGATGCGCGCGTGGGGGTGGGGGCTGCGCAGGATCTTGCCGCACAGCATGCCCGGCACGGCGATGTCCGAGGCGTACTCGGCCTGCCCCGTGACCTTGGCCACGCCGTCCACGCGGGCGGCAGCGGTACCGATGATGTCCATGGTCGTCGCGTGTAGACTCGTCGTCCGGGGGCGACCGCCGGTCGCCCCTGCCGGAGCTGGTACCGCGGACACATCCCGCGGGGCAGGCTCCTGACTAGAACTCCATCAGGTCCTCGGCGGCCACCACCTCGCCCGCGTAACCCTTGCGCACCTCTTCAGCCCAAGGCTCGTAATCGGTGCTGTCCACGCGCCGGGTGAAGTGGGACAACACCACCTTCTTGACGCCGGCCTGCGTGGCCAGCATGGCGATGTTCTCCAGGCCCATGTGTCCCTGGGTGGCCTGGCGCATGATGCCTTCCTGTTCGGCCGGGCTCATGGCCTCCCAGCGCCCGTCCTTGATCATGGCGTTCTTGCGTTCGTCGCACGAGGAAGTCTCGGTCACGAGCACGTCGGCATCCTTTACCAGGGCGGTGACCGCGGCGCTGGCGCCGGTGTCGCCGGTGAACGCGATGACCCGGTCGGGGGTCTCGAAGCGGTAGGAGTAGGACTTGTAGCGGCCGGCGGCGTCGCCCCGGTGGAAGCTGAAATGGGTGTTCTCCACCGCGGTGACGCGCACGTTGTCGTCCTGGTACACCTCGCCGGTGCCCAGGTCATGGCCGAAGAACACCTTGTCCAGCGGCACGCTGCGGCCGCCGTCGGCGATGCGGATGTCGGCGCTGATGCCGCAGTACGCCACCGTGGCGTCCACCAGTTCCTTGGTGCGGGGCGGGCCGTAGACGTTGATGGGCTCGGTGCGCTGGCCGTCCCACGCCAGCGCCATGAGGGTCGCGAGGCCGGCGGTGTGGTCGTCGTGGTGGTGCGTTAGGAAAATGATCCCGACCTTGCGCACGTCCGCACCCGCCCGGGCCATGCGCCGGGACACGCCGTCGCCGGCGTCCACCACGTAGTAGGTGCCGTTGACCGTGAGGAGATGAGACGTCTGCGCGCGGTGCGGGGTCAGCGAAGGGCCACCCGACGTGCCGAGGGTAATGAGGGACGATGGCGTTTTCATGGTGTGCTCCGTTCCGCGAATGTCTTGCCGATCTCGACGCCGGCGCCCGGCGAACCGTCAGTTTAGGGCGGACGGCGCCCTTTCCTTTGCCGCTCCGGCGGGCACCGGCGTTCAGCCCGCCGCGCCGCGCCGCTTCTCACCCGCGACGAGGCCGAAATGGAAGCCGCCGCTCAGATGAACCTGATCGCCGGTCTTCTCGTAGCGAAAGTATCTCTCCTGGAAGCGCGCCTTCAACTCCGGCGGCCGCTGTTCCAGCTCATCCATCACCTCGATCCAGTGCCGGCCGGTGGGGATGCCGTCGGTGCCGTCCTGGTCCACCGGGTAGGTGTGGAGGTCGTCGCGCACCACCTCCATGCCACCGTCGGTCATGAGGCGCCGGATCTCCTCCTGCGCGAAGAAGCGGAATCCGGCGCCGTGGGAGCGCTGGAAGACATCGTTGATGAGGCTGTTGACGGCCGCGTCCAGCGCGTCGTCCGCCGCCGCGATGATCGGGTCGAGAATGAAGAGGCGGCCGCCCGGCTTGAGCACACGCCCGGCCTCGCGCACCATGTCCGTGGCGCTGGCGAAGTGATGCAGGCTGAAGGCCACCCAGGCGCAGTCGAAGATGCCCTCCCGCAGCGGCATGCGCTCGGCCGTGGCCGCGACCCGCCCGTAGCGGGGAATGGGATCGGCGTCGGAGTCCCCCGACACCCGCAGCATGGCCAGCGCCGGGTCGATGCCGACGACGCTCCCATCGGCCAGGTTTCCGGAAACCGGCCGGGCGAAGCGGCCCGTGCCGGTGGCCACGTCCAGCACGGTCTCGTCGCCGCGCAGCGCCATGGCCTCGATCAATCGCTCCGCCAACTGTCCGCGGATGTCGGACACGGCCGCCTTCCTGTCGAACTCCGCCGCGTGCGCGGGATCATGAAACTGTGCGTTTGCCGACTGTGAGTGTGAATGAGAGTGTGAGTGCTCGCTCATGTGTCCTGCTCCTCCGACAGGCCCGCGTTGCTCCATCGTCCGTCAGTCGTCAGGCCCCCTGTGTGCCGTCGCCGACTCGTCGACCCAGTCGCCCTCCGTGTACGACAACCCGTCTTTCGCCGGAACCGTGCGCTCGCGCCCGGCCCGATAGAACCGGCAACTCTTGGGACCATAGCAGAAAGTCTCGACCCTGTACCGCTGCCGCGAGGGGTTCCATTGATCGAGTATGATGCCCACCGGCATCCGGCAACCCCACATGCACGTCGCGCACCGGCTTTCGTAGGTGCGCGGGTCCAAGCGCCGGTGCCCGCGCTCGCGGTAGGTCTCCAGGTCCGGCGGCACGCCATGGAACGGCGGCCCGGCCGGCGCCTCCACCTCGGCGTCCCGCAGGACCTTGAGCCGGCTCGCCCTGTACCACCCCGCCGTTTCCGTGTTCGGGTTGGCCACGGGCACGGCCACGCCGCTCACTTCCATGCCGACGTGAAACCCGTGCTTCGCGTGTGCCGCCCGACCCACCGCGATACCGGCCTCCCCGCGCTCCCCGGCGCAAGTCCCGTCGATCCGCAGCACGTAGCCGTGATAGCTGTGGGAGCGCTCATCGAGAGAACGCAGCAGCCGTATGCGCGGCTGCACGGAGAGGATGGTGCCGGACCAGGGTGCGTTCATACGTGCCTCGGGGATCGTCGACGTCGTGCCATCACGGCGCCTCGGTGCCTTCGTTGAGGATGGAAAGATATCGGTCATAGACGAACAGCCGGTCACGCTGTCTGCCGGTGATCTCCCGCGCGACTCCCTGGTTCACGAGCAACTCCATGGCCGACGCGACGGTGTGAAAGGCAAGCCCGGTATCGCGGCACGCCCCGGGCAGCGACAAGATCGGCCGGGACTTGAGCGCATCGTGGACACGCAGCGCCGTCACCGCGCGCCGGCCTGCCGTTATCCGGACCCGCTCCCGATCGTCCTGGAACATCCGGGACAAGCGTTGGGCGGTGCCGACCGCGCCATCGGCCGTCAGTTTCACGCCTTCGAGGAAGAAGTCAAGCCATGCTTCCCAGTCCCCGGTGAGGCGCACGCGGTTCAGGAGATCGTAGTAGGTGCTCCGGTGTTGCTTCAGGAAGAGACTGAGGTACAGGAGCGGCTCGCGCAGCACGCCGGCCTGGCACAGCAGCAGGGTGATCAGCAACCGCCCCACGCGCCCGTTGCCGTCCAGAAACGGGTGAATGGTTTCGAACTGCACATGCGCAAGCGCGGCGCGCAGCAATACCGGCAATTCCTCGGAGTAAAGGAAAGCTTCAAGCGCCGCCATGCAGCCGGGCACGGCCGTATAAGGCGGCGGTACGAAGACAGCGTTGCCCGGCCGCGTGCCGCCGATCCAGTTCTGTGAACGGCGAAACTCGCCGGGCGTCTTGGAGAGATTCCGTTCCCCCGACAACAGCACCGCGTGGATCTCGCGGATGAGGCGATTCGACAGCGGAAACTGTTCTCCGAGACGCCGCAAACCATGGTGGAGCGCCGCCACGTAGTTCGAGACCTCGACCGCGTCGTCCACCGGTACTCCCGCCGCCTCCTCCAATTCGAAGAGAAGAAGATCCGAGAAAGACGACTGCGTCCCCTCGATTTGGGACGAGAGCACCGCTTCCTTGCGGACGTAGGCGTAGAGGAAAAGCGCGTGGTCCGGCAACAGCGTCGCAACGCCGTCGAGGCGGCCGAGAGCCAGGACGGCCGATTCCGTTGCCTGTTGCAGGGCGCCGTCCAGGACCAAGGCGGGTTCGGGCGGCAGCGGCGCCGGCACGAAGGCGCGGACGCGCTCCTCGCCGACACGAGTCACCTCATAACTGCCGCATTCTCCGCGCTGCATGGCCGGGCTTCCCTATTGAAGGATATTGCAATAGCGTCGCTCCCTATTGTAATTTATGCCTAAATCTACAATAGCAGGCGTGTTTCTACAAGATCGACCGGGTTGCCCAGGACTAGACCGTCCTGCTGCTACTGCGCCAAGGCAGTCCTAGGCAGCAATAGACGACTCCTATGCCCGTTGCAGTGAGCCCATCAGGCTTGGGGCAGGTTTCGGGCGACAGCAACAACGGCACAACAGCACGAACGCGCTCACCGGGGATCCTAGTCACTTCAGGTTCCCACTTTCTCCGTGGCACATAATACACTCAGCGGCTCGACCCATATTCCTTCCCGGTAGAGAGTGAGGGATTCGTGGCAGTGCACTCATCGCACGAGTTGGTCCGAATTGGGCGAAACTCGCTCCCGAAGGGACCGGTTCTTGGGAGAAGGTCACTTCAACGCGTT is from Deltaproteobacteria bacterium and encodes:
- a CDS encoding amidohydrolase family protein; amino-acid sequence: MSVIDADTHVDESDATWSALEGTPYAKYMPVTVHMSDDEANRAGFNTTTRRSWVVEGRLQNRAVRDEINHPPRVRRELDDVEGRLAHMDEMGVDIQVIFPTFFIRHNTQNAEAEWALATTYNRWLADKCAPTNGRLQWAAVLPWLSPEMGIEELRWAKEHGACGIFKRGFDIGRKVTDPHFFPVYEEANRLDMPLCFHTGHPLPSREWDRGFPIMYAFAELVTSKVPEMFPNLRFGFIESGASWIPYVMSQLGATKRAALRGTGTNLPQLCDLDPDIFRKNRTYITIDPIDDVESLLKFHTEDHLIIGTDYSHTDISANLSGLNEVHTWVDEGRINNEQAEKILNANSRVFYGL
- a CDS encoding xanthine dehydrogenase family protein molybdopterin-binding subunit, which codes for MDIIGTAAARVDGVAKVTGQAEYASDIAVPGMLCGKILRSPHPHARIRSIDTSAAERIPGVRCVLTREDYRDRNPWFSGRIQDHPIVALDRALFAGQPVAAVAADDEAAAEDALRAVAVEYEPLPAVVGIEEAVADGAPRIHEFAPGNICFSDSLEKGDVAAGFAEADTVVEDTFTFPMVYHYAMEPHVAIAKVDAEGVTVWSSCAHPFGVQLELAHIFDLPLSAVRVIIPYVGGAYGSKSGAKIEPLAVALAQKCGRPVRIAQNVSEAMMTVRRHSALCRVRTGARRDGTLVAKQAEVFLNTGGFAELGPVVTSRTLTRILGPYRIPHIRVESHCVYTNTVSAASFRSIGGPQTAWANESQMDILADRLGMDPLEFRLKNLLHRGEELKPGGKPLDADLREGLGHVTRRMGWDGPVAPSGAGRGLAFGVTDPGAPLASTSTVHALSDGSVVVLIGTSEIGQGSRTVMSQIVAEELRVPLDQVRVRPPDTAYTPYDRSTGSSRSTTVMGKATQLAAADAREQILELAMEHFEAPREAVELADGEARAAGQSVSYGELIRRHFAMQGGEIVGRGYAHSGMATAPANPLFWEIGIGAVELDVDRDTGEVRLQRYIMAADVGKALNPLQCEGQDEGAAMMGIGHALMESIEYGDGQILNPNLVDYRVPGFENLPATFESILVENGDGPGPYGAKGMGEGGIIPVAPAVANAVFRCTGARVKDLPLTPERVWRAMRRSG
- a CDS encoding methyltransferase domain-containing protein, which codes for MSDIRGQLAERLIEAMALRGDETVLDVATGTGRFARPVSGNLADGSVVGIDPALAMLRVSGDSDADPIPRYGRVAATAERMPLREGIFDCAWVAFSLHHFASATDMVREAGRVLKPGGRLFILDPIIAAADDALDAAVNSLINDVFQRSHGAGFRFFAQEEIRRLMTDGGMEVVRDDLHTYPVDQDGTDGIPTGRHWIEVMDELEQRPPELKARFQERYFRYEKTGDQVHLSGGFHFGLVAGEKRRGAAG
- a CDS encoding carboxylate-amine ligase; translated protein: MAFKRLRRLMGEGEEAEAQKDVEITFGIEEEFWLVDPDSRDIIADPDTGIFDWCEENRGPHGFVHEFLRSQIETNTRVCESVADLRGALKETRRVVAEAADRHGATIIAASTHPFAAWESQMSTPKERYDRLANTFQETARRLLVSGMHIHAGFGDADSRIRVMTAIRRYMPLMHALSTSSPFHGGRETGFKSYRLTIMGALPRTGLPGPLWSKAEFDQLVADYQRMKLIGDGSELWWDIRPSVRFPTIELRICDLCPRIDDAMCIAALYASLIRRLSRLDREGALPPEPPTEIIAENRWLAQRYGVLGFLGDPRHGGRQDIEDYTNEVLAELADDARALGCEEELRHALAIIREGTGADRQIDLFRLRRVEGDTDAQALRAVVDLVVGETREGLGEGG
- a CDS encoding Fic family protein, with product MQRGECGSYEVTRVGEERVRAFVPAPLPPEPALVLDGALQQATESAVLALGRLDGVATLLPDHALFLYAYVRKEAVLSSQIEGTQSSFSDLLLFELEEAAGVPVDDAVEVSNYVAALHHGLRRLGEQFPLSNRLIREIHAVLLSGERNLSKTPGEFRRSQNWIGGTRPGNAVFVPPPYTAVPGCMAALEAFLYSEELPVLLRAALAHVQFETIHPFLDGNGRVGRLLITLLLCQAGVLREPLLYLSLFLKQHRSTYYDLLNRVRLTGDWEAWLDFFLEGVKLTADGAVGTAQRLSRMFQDDRERVRITAGRRAVTALRVHDALKSRPILSLPGACRDTGLAFHTVASAMELLVNQGVAREITGRQRDRLFVYDRYLSILNEGTEAP
- a CDS encoding MBL fold metallo-hydrolase yields the protein MKTPSSLITLGTSGGPSLTPHRAQTSHLLTVNGTYYVVDAGDGVSRRMARAGADVRKVGIIFLTHHHDDHTAGLATLMALAWDGQRTEPINVYGPPRTKELVDATVAYCGISADIRIADGGRSVPLDKVFFGHDLGTGEVYQDDNVRVTAVENTHFSFHRGDAAGRYKSYSYRFETPDRVIAFTGDTGASAAVTALVKDADVLVTETSSCDERKNAMIKDGRWEAMSPAEQEGIMRQATQGHMGLENIAMLATQAGVKKVVLSHFTRRVDSTDYEPWAEEVRKGYAGEVVAAEDLMEF
- a CDS encoding DUF839 domain-containing protein; amino-acid sequence: MRDMTARQEIGEQELDEAHDAPLTETDFGKLAAKAISRRGFLSGGAAFAASAFVMSTGVLRPLVALAGASRLGFESVAANGLDTVTVPKGYGWHVVARWGDPMWSRGTEFDQKTRGTGASQELAFGDNNDGMALFNHRGRNVLAVNNEYVNRGIIFGGEGNKPRNADDVRKSKAAHGVSVMELRRKDGKWSIVKDSSYNRKITADTPMEITGPARGHDLLKTAADPAGTRSLGTWNNCGNGRTPWGTYLTCEENFDDYFSSVDANVKVSPEFKRYGVDAKDKYGWAMTDERFDIAKHPNEPNRAGYIVE